The following are encoded together in the Thunnus albacares chromosome 7, fThuAlb1.1, whole genome shotgun sequence genome:
- the LOC122985622 gene encoding golgin subfamily A member 5 isoform X2, translating into MERIMMRTENELTMRNLRNLNQELQAQVKELKQRLYTSQQRATLCSRAADQADESRGEAEKSRALAEARALGSQRDKEAAEADRGRLSEELQQLKKEHTDLQLLLAQREKSYFETKLKLDRVSGEKQALLQENRSLEGDRDDLRHKLRQITEENVQIKESEVNSRRRAIASEEESKKANQAQREADAERRLAEKERQERTAECLSWREKHQVLADTFRAQEDLKAQRQNKGCQANIKSYFLCMTESDQRVKILKNQDGMPRNFTEGDPVYISTPESSSDEPERSSSRTMFRVCAPHTGRDLGPSHFDELPAFGGGERPDSASHRRSRKVVEYFWIPTDQE; encoded by the exons ATGGAGCGGATCATGATGCGCACAGAGAACGAGCTGACCATGAGGAATCTCAGGAACCTGAACCAGGAGCTGCAGGCTCAAGTCAAAGAG CTGAAGCAGAGGCTGTATACGAGCCAGCAGAGGGCGACGTTGTGCTCACGGGCTGCAGACCAAGCGGATGAGTCCAGAGGGGAGGCAGAGAAGAGCAGGGCCCTGGCTGAGGCCCGGGCCCTCGGGAGCCAGCGGGACAAGGAGGCAGCTGAGGCTGACAGGGGCCGCTTGAGTGAAGAACTACAGCAGCTTAAAAAAgag CACACCGATCTGCAGCTTTTACTGGCACAAAGAGAGAAGAGTTACTTTGAAACTAAGCTGAAGCTGGACCGGGTGTCTGGAGAGAAACAGGCCCTGCTGCAGGAGAACAGAAGcctggagggagacagagatgaCCTCCGACACAAGCTGAGACAAATCACAGAGGAGAATGTCCAAATTAAAGAGAG TGAGGTGAATTCGAGGCGCAGAGCGATAGCATCAGAGGAGGAGAGCAAAAAGGCCAACCAGGCTCAGCGGGAGGCTGACGCCGAGCGACGTCTGGCTgagaaggagagacaggagagaaCAGCCGAGTGCCTCAGCTGGAGGGAGAAGCACCAGGTTTTAGCCGACACGTTCAGAGCTCAGGAGGACCTGAAGGCTCAGAGGCAGAACAAAGGA TGTCAGGCCAACATCAAGAGCTACTTCCTTTGCATGACAGAAAGTGATCAGAGAGTGAAAATTCTCAAAAATCAAGACGGCATGCCAAGAAATTTTACG GAAGGAGACCCGGTGTACATCTCCACCCCTGAATCCAGCTCTGACGAGCCTGAGAGGAGTTCATCCAG GACCATGTTCAGGGTGTGCGCCCCACACACAGGGAGGGATTTGGGTCCGAGTCACTTTGACGAGCTGCCCGCCTTCGGAGGAGGAGAGCGTCCCGACTCTGCATCCCATCGCAGAAGCAGGAAGGTTGTGGAATACTTCTGGATCCCGACAGACCAGGAATAG
- the LOC122985622 gene encoding mitogen-activated protein kinase kinase kinase kinase 4 isoform X1, producing the protein MPHSSSLLTLILQLSGQSHITRNKGKPLLFPYHTSQSLQFTLTAPFDPHQLKQRLYTSQQRATLCSRAADQADESRGEAEKSRALAEARALGSQRDKEAAEADRGRLSEELQQLKKEHTDLQLLLAQREKSYFETKLKLDRVSGEKQALLQENRSLEGDRDDLRHKLRQITEENVQIKESEVNSRRRAIASEEESKKANQAQREADAERRLAEKERQERTAECLSWREKHQVLADTFRAQEDLKAQRQNKGCQANIKSYFLCMTESDQRVKILKNQDGMPRNFTEGDPVYISTPESSSDEPERSSSRTMFRVCAPHTGRDLGPSHFDELPAFGGGERPDSASHRRSRKVVEYFWIPTDQE; encoded by the exons ATGCCACATAGTAGCTCATTGCTGACCCTTATTCTTCAGCTGAGTGGTCAGAGTCACATAACAAGAAACAAAGGAAAGCCTCTACTGTTTCCTTACCACACATCCCAGTCACTACAGTTTACACTCACCGCTCCCTTTGACCCACATCAGCTGAAGCAGAGGCTGTATACGAGCCAGCAGAGGGCGACGTTGTGCTCACGGGCTGCAGACCAAGCGGATGAGTCCAGAGGGGAGGCAGAGAAGAGCAGGGCCCTGGCTGAGGCCCGGGCCCTCGGGAGCCAGCGGGACAAGGAGGCAGCTGAGGCTGACAGGGGCCGCTTGAGTGAAGAACTACAGCAGCTTAAAAAAgag CACACCGATCTGCAGCTTTTACTGGCACAAAGAGAGAAGAGTTACTTTGAAACTAAGCTGAAGCTGGACCGGGTGTCTGGAGAGAAACAGGCCCTGCTGCAGGAGAACAGAAGcctggagggagacagagatgaCCTCCGACACAAGCTGAGACAAATCACAGAGGAGAATGTCCAAATTAAAGAGAG TGAGGTGAATTCGAGGCGCAGAGCGATAGCATCAGAGGAGGAGAGCAAAAAGGCCAACCAGGCTCAGCGGGAGGCTGACGCCGAGCGACGTCTGGCTgagaaggagagacaggagagaaCAGCCGAGTGCCTCAGCTGGAGGGAGAAGCACCAGGTTTTAGCCGACACGTTCAGAGCTCAGGAGGACCTGAAGGCTCAGAGGCAGAACAAAGGA TGTCAGGCCAACATCAAGAGCTACTTCCTTTGCATGACAGAAAGTGATCAGAGAGTGAAAATTCTCAAAAATCAAGACGGCATGCCAAGAAATTTTACG GAAGGAGACCCGGTGTACATCTCCACCCCTGAATCCAGCTCTGACGAGCCTGAGAGGAGTTCATCCAG GACCATGTTCAGGGTGTGCGCCCCACACACAGGGAGGGATTTGGGTCCGAGTCACTTTGACGAGCTGCCCGCCTTCGGAGGAGGAGAGCGTCCCGACTCTGCATCCCATCGCAGAAGCAGGAAGGTTGTGGAATACTTCTGGATCCCGACAGACCAGGAATAG
- the lyve1b gene encoding lymphatic vessel endothelial hyaluronic receptor 1b yields the protein MLNMARFLLFTQFLLPTSFAVFSLASGSSLIKAVPTSQRAAGVFMLIEGGKYTFNFTAAKAACLSLNVTIATRTQIERAVQRGLEMCKFGWIDGQVAVIPRITADKNCGKGKTGVVLWYARADQKFGVFCFNASDLEESPKTSTASPQTSSFSKSLVALTQTSRSAATPLLRLTTKSPSSRKPKTTESPQHIPLTSSFTLLFMTTPSTGFSPTSPPLKPVSTHTSTSLSNLITSSPAVTNFASSTSVHAANFSVSSESVPLQTVSSAKPSLGAVTIVIIILGIILLILTAAGAVWYYKLSIFHCRSQGQQKDDIETEMWKHTDSELDLHGQQGAEEEDDGEETDRKYSSDVMLFVNPDVKTNSVE from the exons ATGCTAAACATGGcaagatttttgctttttactcaGTTCCTACTTCCTACTTCTTTTGCAGTCTTTTCACTGGCATCTGGCTCCAGTCTAATTAAAG CAGTCCCTACAAGTCAGAGAGCTGCCGGAGTCTTCATGCTTATCGAAGGAGGAAAGTATACCTTCAACTTCACTGCTGCCAAAGCCGCCTGCCTATCTCTGAACGTCACCATAGCGACACGAACCCAGATAGAGCGAGCAGTGCAGCGTGGACTGGAGATGTGCAA ATTCGGCTGGATAGATGGACAGGTCGCGGTCATCCCACGAATAACAGCTGATAAAAATTGTGGAAAGGGAAAAACTGGGGTGGTGCTGTGGTACGCAAGAGCAGATCAAAAGTTTGGTGTCTTCTGTTTTAATGCAtcag ATTTAGAGGAATCTCCAAAAACATCAACAGCCAGCCCACAAACCTCCTCATTTTCTAAATCACTGGTGGCACTGACCCAAACCTCAAGATCTGCTGCGACACCTCTGCTCAGATTAACAACCAAGTCTCCATCTTCCAGGAagccaaaaacaacagaatccCCCCAACATATACCTCTCACCTCATCCTTTACTCTCCTGTTCATGACAACACCTTCAACTGGATtctcccccacctcccctcctcttaAACCTGTCTCCACCCATACTTCTACTTCTCTTTCTAACCTCATCACTTCTTCACCTGCTGTTACTAATTTTGCCTCTTCAACTTCTGTTCACGCCGCCaatttctctgtttcctctgaATCGGTGCCGCTACAGACTGTGAGCTCTGCAAAGCCTTCTTTAGGAG CTGTTACTATAGTGATCATCATCCTTGGCATCATCCTTCTGATTCTGACTGCAGCAGGTGCTGTCTGGTACTACAAACt GAGTATTTTCCACTGTCGGTCTCAGGGGCAGCAGAAGGACGACATAGAGACGGAGATGTGGAAGCACACTGACAGTGAGCTGGACCTTCACGGTCAAcaaggagcagaggaggaagacgacggagaagaaacagacaggaagtactCCAGTGACGTCATGTTGTTTGTGAATCCAGACGTCAAAACAAACTCTGTGGAGTAG
- the c7h12orf29 gene encoding uncharacterized protein C12orf29 homolog: MRRLGSVQQKIPCVFLTEVKEEQSRKRDCQQFQVVATENVNPVALEANIDCALATEKLDGTCCYVTVYKGQPYLWARLDRKPNKQAEKRFKKYQHSHRSCKGFTWNVEEDFKMVPETWIPAHRVKHHNGQPVPDEHGHIPGWVPVEKDNKQYCWHSSVVDYEVGAALVLRPGAEDEDVLEIAAVPLADLLEQTLELIGTNVNGNPYGLGSKKQPVHCLVSHGSVRIRNPPPVDFQQLCSWFQESPEGRVEGIVWHCNDGTLIKVHRHHLGLRWPDGETCLGNKPVVLHVDGMVDEYNNSKDLFTSFSRLNGHCFNQLQDIQYDL; the protein is encoded by the exons atgcgACGTCTCGGCTCGGTTCAGCAGAAGATACCGTGTGTTTTTCTGACGGAGGTGAAGGAAGAACAGTCCAGAAAACGCGACTGTCAG cAATTTCAGGTTGTTGCCACTGAAAATGTGAACCCAGTAGCTCTGGAGGCAAATATTGACTGTGCACTGGCCACAGAGAAATTGGACGGCACCTGCTGTTATGTCACAGTTTATAAAG GGCAACCGTACCTTTGGGCTCGACTCGACAGGAAACCCAACAAACAGGCTGAGAAGAGATTCAAAAAGTATCAGCATTCTCACAGGAGCTGTAAAG GTTTCACATGGAACGTAGAGGAAGACTTCAAGATGGTTCCAGAGACGTGGATCCCAGCCCACAGGGTCAAACATCACAACGGCCAACCAGTACCTGATGAACATGGACACATTCCAG GTTGGGTTCCAGTGGAGAAGGACAACAAGCAGTACTGTTGGCACTCCTCTGTGGTGGATTATGAAGTCGGGGCGGCTCTCGTTCTCAGGCCCGGCGCTGAAGATGAAGACGTGCTGGAAATCGCAGCGGTCCCGTTGGCCGACCTCCTGGAACAAACGCTAGAGCTCATCGGGACCAACGTTAACGGAAACCCTTACG GTTTGGGGAGTAAGAAGCAGCCTGTCCACTGCCTGGTGTCACACGGGAGCGTTCGAATCAGAAACCCTCCACCAGTGGACTTCCAGCAGCTGTGCTCCTGGTTCCAGGAGAGTCCCGAGGGCCGGGTCGAGGGCATCGTCTGGCACTGCAATGACGGCACACTCATTAAG GTTCATCGTCACCACCTGGGGCTCAGGTGGCCAGATGGGGAAACCTGCCTGGGCAACAAGCCGGTGGTCCTTCACGTCGACGGGATGGTTGATGAGTATAACAACAGCAAGGACTTGTTCACATCCTTCTCCAGACTTAACGGACACTGTTTCAATCAGCTTCAGGACATCCAGTATGACCTGTAA